Proteins from one Staphylococcus saprophyticus subsp. saprophyticus ATCC 15305 = NCTC 7292 genomic window:
- the trpS gene encoding tryptophan--tRNA ligase encodes METLFSGIQPSGIPTIGNYIGALKQFGEVQDDYNCFFCIVDQHAITVPQDRLKLRKQTRQLAAIYLASGIDPEKSTLFIQSEVPAHVQASWMLTTISSIGELERMTQFKDKAVKQTEGVPAGLLTYPPLMAADIVIYNTNIVPVGDDQKQHMELTRNLVDRFNSRYNDILVKPEIRMPKVGGRVMSLQDPTKKMSKSDDNQKNFISLLDQPSVAAKKIKSAVTDSDGIIKFDRDNKPGISNLLSIYSSLTDESIDALQEKYKDSNYGVFKADLAEIVSDFLTAFQEKYEYYLNSEELDTILDNGRDKAQQVSFKTLKKMEKAMGLGRKR; translated from the coding sequence ATGGAAACATTATTTTCGGGTATCCAGCCTAGTGGTATTCCTACAATTGGTAATTATATTGGTGCTTTAAAACAATTCGGTGAAGTTCAAGACGATTACAATTGTTTCTTTTGTATCGTAGATCAGCATGCAATTACGGTACCACAAGATCGTTTGAAATTACGTAAACAAACAAGACAACTAGCTGCAATTTATTTAGCTTCTGGCATCGATCCAGAAAAATCAACTTTATTTATTCAATCAGAAGTGCCAGCGCATGTTCAGGCAAGTTGGATGTTAACAACCATTTCTTCTATCGGTGAATTGGAACGTATGACTCAGTTTAAAGATAAAGCCGTTAAACAAACGGAAGGTGTCCCTGCCGGCTTATTAACATATCCTCCTTTAATGGCAGCGGATATCGTTATATACAACACAAATATCGTGCCCGTTGGTGATGACCAAAAGCAACACATGGAATTAACAAGAAACTTAGTTGATAGATTTAATTCTCGCTACAACGACATTTTAGTTAAGCCTGAGATTCGTATGCCTAAAGTTGGCGGCCGCGTAATGAGTCTCCAAGATCCAACGAAAAAAATGAGTAAGAGTGATGATAATCAAAAAAACTTCATTTCTTTACTAGACCAACCAAGCGTTGCGGCTAAAAAAATAAAAAGTGCTGTAACTGATTCAGATGGTATTATTAAATTCGATCGCGACAATAAACCAGGTATCTCTAATTTATTATCTATTTATTCAAGTTTAACTGACGAATCAATTGATGCGCTTCAAGAAAAATACAAAGATTCGAATTATGGTGTGTTTAAAGCAGACTTAGCAGAAATCGTGAGTGATTTCTTAACTGCTTTCCAAGAAAAATATGAATACTATTTAAATTCAGAAGAACTTGACACTATTTTAGATAATGGTAGAGACAAAGCACAACAAGTATCATTTAAAACGTTGAAAAAAATGGAAAAAGCAATGGGCTTAGGTCGTAAAAGATAA
- a CDS encoding peptide ABC transporter substrate-binding protein, with protein sequence MRKFKLFIILIALSVVLAGCGSAEGVYSDKGQVFRKVLPSDISTLDSALATDTVSFDIFNQIYEGLYTLDKDDKAQPGVAKAMPKESNGGKTLTIKLRKDAKWSNGDPVTAHDFEYAWKRVVNPDTASEYAYIMYDLKNAEAINMGKKDVDELGVKAVDDHTLKVELTKPIPYINEMFAFGTFMPLNEKVVKKNGDQYGTTAAKTVFNGPFKVKEWKVEDKIQLVKNEDYWDKKQVHLDRVNYKVLKDQQAGASLYDTGSVDDTTITADRVDKYADNPGLKKRLLASTFYIKMNQDNVPEFKNKDLRLAIAQSIDKEGYVNSVKNNGSEATNGFTAKLTAETPDAKDFSESIDSPLTYNPKAAKKHFEKAKKDLGVKNITFTMNTEDTPDAKISAEYIKSQVESTLPGVTLKIKQLPFKQRLNQESTEAFEASLSGWGPDYPDPLTFLNIMTTGNSNNNTAWSSKEYDKLVKDANGKLLKKPEERNAAMKQAEELMLNDAPVAPIYQKGEAHLTNPQVKGLVYHQIGGDTTLKDVTIDKDIDPKTGKKKD encoded by the coding sequence TGCACTATCGGTTGTATTAGCTGGTTGTGGTAGTGCGGAAGGGGTATATTCTGATAAAGGACAAGTTTTTAGGAAAGTACTGCCATCAGATATTTCAACATTAGATTCTGCATTAGCTACAGATACGGTGTCATTCGATATTTTCAATCAAATATACGAAGGCTTATATACATTAGATAAAGATGATAAAGCACAACCAGGGGTAGCAAAAGCAATGCCAAAAGAAAGTAATGGGGGAAAAACACTTACAATCAAGTTACGTAAAGATGCCAAGTGGTCAAATGGGGATCCAGTAACGGCACATGATTTTGAGTACGCTTGGAAACGTGTGGTGAATCCAGATACGGCATCTGAGTATGCTTATATCATGTATGATTTGAAAAATGCTGAAGCAATTAATATGGGTAAAAAGGATGTCGATGAGCTAGGTGTGAAAGCGGTTGATGACCATACATTAAAAGTTGAGTTAACAAAACCGATTCCATATATTAATGAAATGTTCGCATTTGGTACGTTTATGCCACTGAACGAAAAAGTAGTGAAGAAAAATGGTGACCAATATGGGACAACAGCAGCAAAAACAGTATTTAATGGGCCGTTCAAAGTGAAAGAATGGAAAGTAGAAGATAAGATACAACTTGTAAAAAACGAAGATTATTGGGATAAAAAGCAAGTACACTTAGATCGTGTAAACTATAAAGTATTAAAAGATCAGCAAGCTGGTGCCTCACTTTATGATACTGGTTCAGTTGATGATACGACGATTACAGCAGATCGAGTGGATAAATATGCTGACAACCCAGGCTTGAAAAAACGTTTATTAGCAAGTACATTCTACATTAAAATGAACCAAGATAATGTACCTGAATTTAAAAATAAAGACTTAAGACTGGCAATTGCACAATCTATTGATAAAGAAGGATATGTTAATTCAGTTAAAAACAATGGGTCAGAAGCAACAAATGGTTTCACTGCGAAACTAACAGCAGAGACACCTGATGCTAAAGATTTTTCTGAGTCTATTGATTCGCCATTAACTTATAATCCAAAAGCAGCTAAAAAACATTTTGAAAAAGCTAAAAAGGATTTAGGCGTTAAAAATATAACCTTTACGATGAACACTGAAGATACACCAGATGCTAAAATATCTGCTGAATATATTAAATCACAGGTGGAAAGCACTTTACCTGGTGTTACTTTGAAAATTAAACAATTACCATTTAAACAGCGTTTAAATCAAGAATCAACAGAAGCGTTTGAAGCTTCATTATCTGGTTGGGGTCCTGATTATCCTGATCCACTAACATTCTTAAATATTATGACAACAGGTAACTCTAATAATAATACAGCATGGAGTAGTAAGGAATACGATAAACTTGTTAAAGATGCTAACGGAAAACTATTGAAAAAACCTGAAGAACGTAATGCAGCTATGAAACAAGCTGAAGAATTAATGTTAAATGATGCCCCAGTTGCACCAATTTATCAAAAAGGGGAAGCGCATTTAACAAATCCACAAGTTAAAGGTTTGGTATATCATCAAATCGGTGGTGATACAACACTTAAAGATGTAACCATTGATAAAGATATCGATCCTAAAACTGGTAAAAAGAAAGACTAA